The following nucleotide sequence is from Synchiropus splendidus isolate RoL2022-P1 chromosome 1, RoL_Sspl_1.0, whole genome shotgun sequence.
AAACCAGGAAGACAGAGCCTTGAATATAAAAACCCTGATAATGTTGTGTACATCAATGTATTCAATAATCAccttaatctaatctaatatctATGAGAAACTATTTGTGATGATAATTTATTATGACTGTGATAATGTCACTGTGAGTCTCTCAAGCGGACCCTGAAACGTACGCAGCGCAGGGAAGCGAACGTGTTCACACAGAATGATCCCGACACAAATGTCACACACACCCCAGCCTGGTGGTTGCTGCTCAATGATGGATGCTGGGTTTACCAAAATGGCAGgatataaatacaaacaaacgaaaagcctcattttgaggtaTATTAATAGGGTGTAAGGTGTAAATCCCTCTTCCACAGCAGGGCTCCTCTTAAGTCAACAATGTGTTATCAATTGAGATCAGTCTTGAGAAAGGATTctacagaaaacaaatccagtaAACTTGGatgagcaaataaataaataagattagAAAACTCACTGCCTGGTGTTGGTTTCAAACGCAAAGCACCTTAATTTGGACAAATGGCAAGCACAAGACAAATGCTCGCCTTAAACATGGTGAAAATCATGAGTACAAATGTCACAGATTCATCAAATACAGATACAGAGCTGAACCTACTGCACAACTCACAAGATCTTCGTCCTTCATACTTAACTTTTAAATTTCCGCTGACAAGACATCAAACGTGTAATCCATCGAGGTGTCCTCTGGAGCCAACAGGCTTTAAACAGTGTCGTTCTTCTGCATGAGCCCAAAGCAGGGGCACCCACAGAGTACCCCCTTCTCAGCACCACATGACCCTCCGTTTTTGCATGCAGCAACAGGACATATAGACGAGTACGCTGAGCAGCACTCGCTACAGGATTAGCGAAGGATTTCTGACTAATTCCACAACATCAGATGCCTCGTAAGGACCACGTGCTCTGTCACAAGTGCCTTATTACTTAACAGCACAGAAAGTGGCCAGATCTTACTGAAACGACATGGAATAAATGGATCTTTTCAAAACTAGAGATTGAACTGAATGACAACATTCCATTTCTTTTAAATTTATTGAAAGCGCtattttaaaataagtaaaaatttAAACAGTGAGCAGCATCAAATGCGAAATGCAAAAACTTCCTGAACCAAGCAGTATTTTGCTTCCTCTAATACAGTCTGCATAAGGGGTGGCtcatatgacaaaaaaataaatgaaaaattctaaataaatgaaaccataattttgattttatcacaatcttgAAATGCACTGTTGTGACTAACTTGCCAGTTTCTGGTCAGAGCAACCATCCATCCTCaaccgcttatccgttgccgggtcgcgggggcaacagcttcagaaggtcacgCCCTTCACccgagcaacatccaccagctctgactgggggatcctgagacactcccaggccagtgaagagctataatccctccacctgctcctgggtcgaccccttggtctccCCCCAGCTGCCTGTGCCTGAagcacctccaaagggaggtgtACAAAGCGCATCCTTATGAGATGCCCGAACTACCtcacctgactcctctcaacaagCCTTTCCTAACACACAAAGTTCCTCATCTAATACTTGGTATGTCCTCGTCATCGTTGTTGGAGCCACAATATAAATTCTGTTACAACGTCATCTTTTGTTGTTTCACGTCACTGCTGTCACGGCATGCATACAAGCGAGTTCGCCACGTTCATTTATGACTCAATGTAGCACAAGAATACCAAAGGACGCTACAATCGTATACAATCGTAAtttaaatattgtcatttatatttAGTTTTTACAAAACTTTCATGAGGGCGTAGCAGCATCAATCTCGGCTAAAATACAAGATGTCTAGGAAAAGAGAACATAAGAACACGGGGGAGTAAGAAGAATGCAAGTTAAAGTTGATCACCTCTAAACTCATATTTCAAGTGTATAATCCCGTTTTCAATGAACTTTAAGACCGCATTAGCATGGTATtctacactgcctggccaaaaaaaaagttggcacCTGGATTTAACTAAGCAAATTGGTACAAGCCttaggtctaggttcagcaacatgatgtgctcaaagaatgaggtcagctgaccacctgaatatactgaatgaccaggttattccatcaatggatttattttttccctgaTGGCACGAGCATATTCcgagatgacaatgccaggattccacggagtccagaccttaaccccattgagaatctttgggatgtgctggagaaggctttgcgtaGCAGTCAgtccatcatcaatgcaagatcttggtgaaaaattcatgcaacactggatggaaataaatcttgtgacattgcagaagcttatcgaaacaatgccacagcgaatccGTGCTGTAACCAAAGCTAAAGGCGCTCCAACAAAATATTATAATAGAGTGGATGACCCTTTTTTtagtggtgacttttttttttgggcaaGGCAGTGTATATTGTACAAGTATTATTAGGCTCCTTTCCGATCCTGACATGACACTGACATCACAGAGATGATGAGGCATTCAAGGGTCTGAATGATAGAAACTAGGTGTAGCTTTCACGTCATAGCAGTGGagttgttttaaatgaaatatgaaatgaaattcttcACAGCGTAGTACCAATCTACAACACACCAATACGGACTATATATGATCCATATTTCTGTTAAACAAGGTGAAACCCAGGCAACGTTCTTCCATGTCACAGATGGAGCTGTCAATAAATACGACTGCTATGAGTGAATGTCGAGTTGTTTTTGCGATAAGCTGTGAGTTTGGTTTGAGTCCTGGTCGAGTttatccatgtgttttggatggttaggttcagggtgagcggctggggaaagggtgaaatGAGCCCGCATAGATGCGCGTGTCAGTCATGACTGACAGTTGGACATTGACATTGAAACTGACGTTACTGAGAGAGGACAACGTACCTTGCGGGCTCTCGCCAGCGTTTCAGCCAGTTGCAGCAGTTCGCCATCAGACTGAACATCGCAGTCCGGGGTGGAAGCCACTGCGAGCGGTGTGGCTCGTCAAGCCTGGAGCAGCCGTGCAGCGTCAACAAGATGCCAGCCGTTTGGTGCTACATTCTGTAGCGCAAACGCAAACGTGGACGAGCATTGTAGAGCGCGAGTGTCGCCAGCTACTCTGCAGAACATGGGCGAAGCATTTAATTCCTCCAGAAATCCGTGCAGCTTGGTGAGTTCTCGTGGAAGTCACATCTAGCTAACGTTGACCGAGCTCCCCCGGACTAACATGCTCTGGGTTGGACCAAGTCCGCAGCAGCTCCCAGTAAGTGAAGTTAGTGAAAGAAAACAACGCTTATATTCTTCAACGCCTGGAGGCAAAGCGCTACTTAGCGTTAGCTGATTTACGGTGCGGTTTGTTTACGTGGTCTTTTCTGCTGCTAGGCTGCAAACGTGATGACGACATACTCCCTCGCCTGGCGCACGGACACTTCCGTCGGGTTGGAAAGTGCGCCCTCTACAGGCAAGGCGCAAACGCAACATCGCAACATAAATAATGTCCACAAATTACATGCACTTTTTTGATACGCAATGGTGTTGTGGTGAAAATAGGGGCAGAGAACGATTCTTATCATTTCCCCCCCACCGTAACACACTATTTCACGGATGTTTATGATGTTACtcatggcttgtttttctgtgtcgTATTTAACAGTAGGAATCCATTCCAATAAAATGAGGTTCGTTTGGATAATGGCTTTTCTTTCacagtcaaatgttttttttcccccacagacCTATTAATTGCTCTAATTTTGGCACATTTTAGATGGCTATTTTCAAGAAATGAAGTAGCACTAAAAACATTTGCATTATGAACACCAGCTATTCCGTCAAACACCTCTTTGGGGAAATAACTTGGGCTTTCCTTTGCTTGGATTATGTCTATATCATATATGACAAGCGTCAGAACAAGCTCCAACAGCTTTCTCAATCTGGGGGGATAAAGAGTAATCATTCTTAAACCGGGTCAGAAAGAACGCACACAGGTCTGTTGACCACTAAGGAATGTCCAGAATTAAGGCGCTTATAAAGAGTGATGTACAGTGGTTATTAAACATGCTTTCATACATACGTTTTTTCGAGATGATAATACCTTCTCTTCAAGTGAAACAACTGAACCcaagtttagaaaaaaaagaattttccGTCTATTTGTGTTGCCTCATTTCTCCCTAAACTAAAGAAACACTTTGCAAAATAATTTCAGCAATCTATTTCGAGAATGGATTTTTCAAAAACGGATTTAATTTGGATGTAGAAAACTGCactttttgttcttcttcatgAATGTTCTTCATACGCGGCTGGATAGCATTGAAAATGGACAACATTCCGTAATTTACTTACTTTGATGCCATAATCTTCACGGGAATATATATCTGACACTATAAATCTTGTTTATATGCTGTGTAAATTCCACATGGAATGGAAATACTCCATCGTTCAATGTCTTTATCCATCACGCACAAAGGTGGCTCGAGttagacagagagaagaaaataGACGCACATACTTCTGCTGTCTGGAGACAGCTGCGGAAGGATGCAGCACTGAGGTGTACTTGTGTCTGTAGGACACTagatggcagagtgggtgaatGTGCAGAGAGCGCGGACTCCGCGCCAGGAGAAGAAGAGGCGCACCgtaatgacagcaagacttgtgACTCGCTTGCTGAAGATAAGTGAACTCACGGGTTTGGACAAGTGCGATCGAAGCCCACAAGTTCAGTCGAAGCCTCGCCTGAGTTCGGACGCTGGCGTCACACGCTTCGCTCGCTCGGACATTCGCGATTCTCAACTATCTCTCTCTCCGTACCGTTGGTTCAACTCACCCGGTTCGGTCAGGTGTGTACTTGGACTGTTGTGGGTCGTttacctttttttcatttcaatactgTTAATATTGTATTGTTATTTCTCCGCGTTGAACTACACTAATTTATCTATATTTGGGTCGTGATATTTTATAGAAGGGGTGAAGATGTGGAATTAGTTTGTAAATAACTGGCCCTTTTTGTTACAGCTTTGTATTTGTAAtttgcaaaataataataataataataataataataacaacaacaataatgtttGTTTATTATATATTGCGTGTGCAGTCTTTGTATGTGTCTCTTATGACTATGAAGTTTCATAGTTGTGGACCAATGAGGGTCATAATTGTGTTCAAAAGATCGAAGTGTGTTCACTAAAATTCTCTTCCATTCTCCATTGCCTTCATCCAACAAGGAAGTTCAGCTTGATAAATCGTTGACTGTAGATGTATCACTGAGTGACTAGAGTTCATGGTAGCTGGTATGCTTGTGCTGAATGGGACTCTCTCATATTCACTTCTTTATCACCTCCGATAATCAAAGGAATGAGCCCATGAAACACTGGTTCTCTTTGTTTTCAGCCATGCCCTGTGTTTTTGTCTATGGCACCCTGAAAAGAGGGCAGCCGAACCACTACCGCATGTTGGAGAGCAGCAATGGCGCCGCAGAGTTCTTGGCCACAGCTCAGACGGTCCAGACCTACCCTCTGGTGATCGCGACGGCCTACAACGTACCCTTCCTGCTCAACATTCCCGGCGTGGGACAAAGAGTCCACGGTGAGATATACAGAGTGGACGAGCAGATGCTGAAATTCCTGGATGACTTTGAAAGCATTCCCAGCATGTACCAACGGACCTCCATCCAGCTGGAGGTGAGAGAGTGGGCCAGGAGCAAGGAAGGGGAAGACTCTCCTGCAACAGGCAGCATCACTGAGGCATTTGTGTACAGCACCACCACATACCAACCCGAGTGGAAAACACTGCCTACCTATGATAGCTATGATTCATTTGGCGCTCATGGACTGCAGTACACATATCGAGAAGCCCGGGACTGACATCACTTGAGTACTGTACTTAGTTTTAACCAGTCCCTGGAATGTTTGGCGTCCTCGGGGAAAATACCTTTTCAAATGGTGATCAAGATAGTCCACATTCCTTTTTGACTTGAATTGTCATGTAGTCTCGAGCACAGCATCACAGTAGTTGGGGGAGTAAGTGAATAAAATGCCTCTGAGAATGTTTTTATTCCTGGGAATTTTGTGGTTAGAAAACAGGACTCACCATCTGCTGTACGTTTTGTCAAAACTCTTACAGCTCAAATCCTGTTGCACTGGTGAATTGACACATCCAACTCCTCTGCTGTGAGCTTGTGTTCATCTTTGCACATTTCCTGGGCATTAGAAATTCAATGATTGTGAAGTGGGAAAATAAGAACTTGTATTTCCTGCTACAGCCTGAGCTATCGCTCCTTTAGAGTGTGAAGAAATGTGTTCTTTTGAGTAGCATCTTCTccatttcaaaatgaatttgtgtgtgtctgtaggGAAGGAAACCCAACCCCTTCAATGAcctttttaaatgtgtcaatgacaagttttttttttacttcacttcTCTTagaaaatggaaacaaataaaGATAAACCCGTTGACATTTAATTGTCATTAGTGTTCACTTGTAATTGGGGCGTGTTTAGCAGAAGAGCAAACATGTTTTGGCGGTTTTGAAGGTAATCTTTTCTATATTTCATTAGTTCTATTTCTTATAATTTAGTCATTGATTTTCAACCAACCgagagaaaatatttgtaattCTCAGAGCCAAAGGCAACACAATGTGGGTCACTAGCCACTGACACATGGTTTCAAGTGAATGCATGTTCAACCAGTCAAAGTaacataaaaagtaaaaaccatacaaatggttgtttaaatccaaagattttagagtagagagcgccatctggtggcataATATGAACACGATTGCAGCTGACACATTTCCATTCTCTTCAAGACaaacacaatatatatttaatatgaacacttttatttaaaatagcGAATCCATAGATAACAAGCCATTCATTAAACAGAACTgaaatagtaagagagaaaaTGAACGGTAAAgtggaagtgtttttcacagtGTATCAAGGTACAAAAAGACGCCACAAAAATTGTAAACGTGGCGACACGATTCATTGATCACCATTCATAGAGACTCTCTTTAAAAAGGGGGATGTGTCACATGCACATAATTTCTGTATAAACTTGCTTTTCAAGTAGTTATTTTGTTAATCTCATGCAAATGTTGCGTCTGGATCTTCTTCACTGTAAAAATGTCTGTCTGTGCAGGTGAGATCAGTGGCACAGGTGAAGGATAGAAGAGAGGTAAAATACTGTCAAGATAGATGTGAAGACGAAAGACGTTACGTTTGTTTTTAGCAAAAGCTGTGATACAGCAAGGAATGCTGAGAGTGAAATGTCTGTTTCTATGTGTTTCGGTGGCTGGTGTGACCATTTTCTCGGGCTCATTTTCCGTCCATCAGAGCTCCACAAGCTCAGAGTCCTGATTCAGGATGAACTGCACTGCTAGTAGAGGTCCTTCCGGGTGCCTGGCAGGGAGCGACTGGTGGAGCATGTGGCACTGCGGATCACCTCCATCCAC
It contains:
- the LOC128752938 gene encoding gamma-glutamylaminecyclotransferase B-like is translated as MPCVFVYGTLKRGQPNHYRMLESSNGAAEFLATAQTVQTYPLVIATAYNVPFLLNIPGVGQRVHGEIYRVDEQMLKFLDDFESIPSMYQRTSIQLEVREWARSKEGEDSPATGSITEAFVYSTTTYQPEWKTLPTYDSYDSFGAHGLQYTYREARD